In the Mesoplodon densirostris isolate mMesDen1 chromosome 11, mMesDen1 primary haplotype, whole genome shotgun sequence genome, CAAGAAGTAAGGGCCACCCAATGCTCCAGCAGCTCCGAGGGCCGGAACCCCCACACCCGACTTGCAGCCTAAGTAGCTTGCTTGACTTCCTCTACATCACAGGGTAGAGAGGTCGACTGTACTGGTACAGAATCCCCAGCCAATGGAACCATAAAAACCACATAACACACAAGACgaatttttttcttcagctaAGACAGCAAAAGAGATGATTTATTGTTACATGTTACATTCAGCCACAACTGAGAATAGAACTAGTCCAGTATGTCAAAGGTCCAGGGCAAAGGACCAAAAGGGACCGTTTTGATACGAGCAAGGTGGGTCTCTTAAAGGCGGTAGAggcgatcagaatggccatcgatGTTCCAGATCCACTGAGACAAGTTCTAGACAGTAGCCAAGGAGTCCAACAATTTGTACCAGCGACCCTGGCCTCTGGCTTCCCTTGTTTCTGCTCCTGTGGCTTCCATGGGTGTACAAGTTTACTTGGACCTCTGCctcatctttcttcttttgcgCTTCAGCCTGAAAACCAGACATAAGAATACACCTCCTGCCCACAAACCCGAGTTCAGTCTTTCCCTCCCATTTTACATCTAGACACAATACAAGGGACGGGTAAAATCAACAAACAATACGATGCTACCGTCTTGTGTCCCAACTCCTGGCTTTGGCCAGTCAATGCTCATAACGTTTTTCACCTAAAGATGTTTTAGGTTTCTAAACCAAATGTTCCTCCCAAGTTTTATCCAAGGCGCGCTCCACTTCCCCCCTCCTGTACTGGAAATGTCTCAGCGTACCTGCGCATTCGCTTCTTCCTCCACTGGCAACCGATCATAACCAGAGGCAGAGAATGAAACAAGGTATCATTAGTTTTAGTAACAAGTTTAGGCAGGGATATGAAAAGCATTATATGAGTAACCACATCAACAACTTGGACTCCCACCCGCATCCCAGACGTAAAACCCCGAATCCCGCATGCGCTCTTCTACTCCCGCCCTCTCTCGCACTTCCAGCCTCTCTCACCACAGCACTTACCCACCACTTCCTTTGCTTCTCCCCAAACTATCCCTCCTCTCCCAACATATCTTGGGCACTCTTGAGAAACCAGCGATCCCGGAACGATGCCGGACTTCCCTTGCCAAGGTCTACCCCCACAATCGCCAATTCTTTACAGCCTCAGCTCACTGCCAGGGACTGCTTACCTTCGCTCTCATGGCGCGGAGGTTTCTacggggaaagaaaaaaagtctgcAGTTAGTTTGCTATAACGATGGTAAGTGCAGAGATCAGATGTTAACGGATTGCACTCGGAATCCGAACACAGCAGCACAGACACTCACCTCCGAAGATGGCGCTAAGGCCGAGAGAGGGCTAGAGCCCCGCCTATGGATATTTAATGAGACGCTCACTGTCGTCATTTCCGCTGTCTCGCCCTGCCCCTAGGGGCGGGGCTGCCCGAGGCGGGGTAACAATAGCTTTCGGCCTTAGGTACCTGAGAAGTGATTGAATTAGGAAAGTTCTGTTGGAAAAGTATTTTGAGTTTGAGTTACAAAATTCCCCTTCCCCCAGTTTTATTATGAGGATACTGTATTATTTAAATATGAGCACATATTTCCAATAAGAGACCTAGTGCAAACGAGCAAAGGACAGCTACTTCCGCCTTCCCTCTCATTGCTTTATGGGAGTTGCAGTTTGCTGGCGATATCCTCCATTTTACTATGGATAGGTGCAGATAGAACAAAAACTCCTGATTTGTTTTACTGGtttaccttcttctttttttttttaaccttattttcTAAACTAAATTGCTGCAGGGAGATTCTATTTTGGAACTTACAAAGGTCCTAAGATTTCAGAACATTGTAAGGATGTAAAGTGAGGAGTCGAGAAAGCTGTCATACTACAGAGAACTTTGTAACTATCGAAGATAAACTCTCTTCCTAGCCAAGTCCGGTCTTTCTCTACAATGCCTGAGGCAGATTGCCACTATATTCCTGGCCACGATGCATCTTGTTCAGAAAATACTTAAGTGATTCTCCTTCTGCATAGGGTGAAAATCaaatcaatggacagaggggaAGCAAGATGAGCTACACATTTCTTTAAGGCAAGAATGGTATTTGGTGGCAACACAACTTCCCAGTCTCACGGTATGGTTAGGTCAGAAGTACCTGGAAAAGACACCCAAAGATTTGGCTACAGTTATGAAGGATGAAAGAGAACCCTTCATCATACAGACTTCACCTTATTCACTGTAAGATATGGTACGGCTTGTTATAATCCCTTTTTTAGTGGTTTCCCTTtataaaatttcactttttaGCTCTGGAAAAACAAGGTTTCTAAATTTAGGGCCCTTGTTCCAAGTGCTTAAGCGGTTCTAGTATTGTCACCAGCAGAAGGTAATgtgtttgaaaacaaaaaaccccaggaTTATTTTTATATCAAATCCACTGGGATCTCACCTGTTGATTGCCCACTGTCTGTAAGTTCTCATGAAGGGATGTGTTCAGTTTCGTTCAGCATAGTATCTTCAGGTCAGCAATGCCTCATATGTAAGATGCTCTAATACAAATTACCCATCCAATCTCAGGCTGGCCCTGAAAAATTGCATAACACTAAATGCATTCTTCCTGGCTTCCTAAATCAAGATAATCACTTGCATAGTGTTCTTATTTTTTGCAGTAAACATTAATGTCCTGAACAGTGTCGGCAGCAAGGTTTATGTTTTTACTTCAGAAAACTAAATCACAAAGTCCCATAGAAAATGTACTCTTTTCAGAGAACCCAGGATTTATGTCTCCCCAACCCAAGGTATTCCTTGTTTTAGAAAGGTAAAATATGGCTATAGAAAACtggttccagggacttccctggcagtccagtggttaagattctgcatgggttcaatccctggtcggggaactaagattctgcatgccaaacaaaacaaaacaaaacacaacacaaaacagGTTCCAAATGATCATCACTTCAACTCACACTCTCCCACCGCCATCAAATACGAGCAGCAAACAAAGACACATGATTATGAGCAAATCCAAATTTATTTTAACGCCATGTCATTTTCAATGTGTTTAAAAACCTTGTAAGTTAGCAGGAGCCCTAGTTCCCTGGGACAGCATGCCAGAGGTACTGAAATTCATCACCTTTCTCTCCAAACCCCTAGCAATTCATCCAAGTCCACAGCTTCAGAAAGCCAGGAGTTTTGTCTCTTCAATCAGTCTGCTCCTCTGGTTCCAGGTCTTTCAAGAAAGGGAggtcaaaatatttcaaacaggGAACAAAACCACAGTGGAGCTTCCGACTCAGGTTTCTAAGATAGAGCAAGGGAAGAATCCCATTGACTCCAAAGAAATGGACATGGTTGAGATGGATTACTTCTTTACAGCCTTGTGGCGGGGGGGAAAAAATGTCCTGCAGAACAAAATTGACTACAAAGATTTACAAATGAGGATCCATTTGATAGATGAGAATCCCTTGGTAAACGCAGGCTCCAGCTCCTAAAaatgggaggggcctgactagaCAGCCTGGATCATAAAAGGAATCTGCCACATGTGAAGAAAAACAGTCTGAAGAATAGCTCCTCTATTTTGAGGCCTGATAAAATACTTGGGGAGAGTGGGAAAAGAGGAACAAGCCCCAACAGATGGGAAAATGCTGACACTGGAGTGGTATAAAAAAATTTCAGCTGAGTTTTTAGTGGTGGTGGCTACTTTAGCCTCTTCCCCGTTCTGTTGTAGGGTCATAAACCTCGACCAAGCAGAGAATAGTAGAAAAAGGCTACAAAGAGGGGCTTGAAGACGATGGATTTTGACTCCTGAATTTATTATtcaatttctcttttctatttaaagTAGTCTTCGATGGCTGGGAAGCCTGGCCTCCCAAGACCAGAGTCAGTTGGAGCTGGTTGTTGTTGGAAGGGGCTGGGTTGGGGGACTGGGATGAGGACAGGGAGACCCCGCTCTGCTGGTGGTCCTGGGTGGAGAAGACGAACTGCACTTCACAGAGCCTGGGGTGTGGTGGGAAGGGGATGAGGCAGGAGTGGCAAGCTGGGGGGATGGGACCCACCTCAGTCCCCAGCTTCATTTTCTTCTAAAGTTTCCCCACTGGTGGCATTCTCTGCAGTCTTAGAGGCCTACATTcatggaaaggagagggagaagacaTGTCAGTTTCCAACTTAGGGTAGTGTCTGGGGGACCAAGGACAAAAATATCCTAATTCTCTAGGTCAGGGCTGAGACGGGGAGAAATAAGGACATACAGAAATCTATACACCCACCATGACCCAGGAAGGTGGAATAAAGAGGGATCAGGTTCACCCTGCCAGAGAGGGATGATTGTAAcgaaccttcttttttttctttttctgggtttTCCGACTTGCCGAACTCTGGAGGAGGGCCTGGAACGtatagaaggaagaaggaaaacaaattttgAGGAATGTGGAGCAAATACCAAGTGCTACTCTCAGCACTGTAGCTCTCTTCAGGACCTTCCCATCACTTATCCCTCACTCCCAAGACAAGTGCCACGTGCCCGCCCCTTTCCATCCCACACTAACCTTGAGCTCTGCATCCTGGACCTCCATCTCAGACTTATAAAGGTCAGGCTCAAAGGGACCACTGGTTATCCGCATGGGGCCATTGGGCATAAGCAAAACTGTAAATTTAAACTGGGCAACAAATTCACCTATGAGAGAAACAAAGTATTTTGATAAAATGTTCCCTTGTCATCCATCCTCTTTTCTGTGAGCTATAGGGAGGAGGGGACCATAATCAGGAGCTCCAAAGTACAACTCTCTTCTTAGAACTCACCCTCCTTCTCATAGAGAACATTAAATGGTTGTAGCAGTTCGTGTTTGGCGCACTCCACCACACCCATGCGGGCCTTCTTCTCATCTTCAAATGCTCTGGGGAGGGAGAGACAAACTCAGGTATCCTTATCTCCTTATTATGTCTTACCATTTTGCTCATGTTTTTAAATAACTCCTACCCTCAGGCAGAAATCACGCGTAGGATTGCTTTTTTACACTACCTTCTATGAGAGGGAGATGGCGAGAGGGAGAGAAGGCATGCACACAGGCTGGAGCTACAAGTCTaggcaggagaggaaagagagggagggaaaggtgggggaaggaaaagtgctcctgggggcttccctggtggcgcagtggttaagaatccacctgccaatgcaggggacacaggttcgagccctggtctgggaagttcccacatgccgtggagcaactaaacctgggtgccacaactactgagcctgcgctctagagcctgcgcgccacaactactgaagcccgcgtgactacagcccatgctccacaacaagagaagccaccgcaatgagaagcccgcgcaccgcaacgaagagtagcccccgctcgccgcaactagagaaagcatgcatgcaaggaagacccaacacagccaaaaataaataaaaaataaataaataaaaaagagtgcTCCTGGGTGTGTGGTCTATGGGTCAGACTGGTTCCAAGCCCTGTGCTTGCTAAGTGCAGTAGTACCTTAAAGTAAAAGGCATGGCATCAAAACGCCTTTCAACCTCACTGAAGAAGGCACGAGAAGTTTTCATTTTCAGGCCATACTGCTTAGAAGGGTCTCTTTTGTAAATGGTGGTTCTCTGTCCTGCATCCTTGGCCTAAAAAAGATCACAGTTTGGCCTGGTGCTCTTGGAACACACCCTCAGCCGCCCCTGCTGCTAGCTCTGGTAAACATTCCTCACCTTGCCCTCTCCTGAGCTGACGAGAACATCCACAGCATATACTTCATGTACCTCAAATTCAACTTTCTCATGGTCCTTCCTAAAAGGAACAGAAAGGGAACCAAAAAGAGCAATAAGTAATTCCTGGTGTTTAGAGTAGAAAGTAGATAAGATTAGCCTGGAGTATGGAAGGATAAGTCCATGACTAGTCTGGTATGACAGAAGGTACAGGGTGGGATACAGGGCACCTACTTCTGCTGGTCTGTGGGATTCTGGATAATGGTTTTCTCTCCATCGATGACATGCTGCTTCAACTGGTGTGACAACATACCTGCAGATCGGACAAGGTCTATGGTACCACTCACCTGGAATCCCAAAAGGTTTCCAACCCACCCACCCAAGTAGAGTCATGGAGCAGACAATGAGAGCAAAGTGCCTGGCTATGGAAACACAGGGCACTGAGGTTTTTGGCTTGGATTATGTCAGAGCCAAGATGGATCCTCAAGGGAGCAAAAGTCTTAATTCTGCAAAACCACTCATACTTAGACCCCCAATCCTACTATCTGAGGTCTCACCTTCTATTGGTGTGCAATTAAATGAGTGGGCAACTTTGTTCCAGGCTTCTGTCACTTGTGTGTTCTAGAAGTACAAGATCAAATAAAAGATAAGATACAGGGGCTAGTAAGTTGTCTACCATGAGAACAAGAAGCATAAAAGAACTGAGAGATCTAATATCCTCAAGCAAGTGCAATGATTCTCATTGGTTTTTCACTTCATAGGCCCTATCATCCCTAGAGCCTAGAAATTACATCTGCATACcattttacaaagcactttcacgaAGATGGTCTACTTAGATAACGATTCTGTAAGGTGAATAGCGCAGATCTACAACCCAGtctagaggaggaaactgaggctcagaaaggttacatGATTTGCCCAGGGTTAAACCAGTTAACCAAAAGAACCTGGTATAAACCCaggttttctgaccacagtgtttAGTCCATTATACCTGGAATTCTAACCTGTTGAAAGGGTACAGAAACTTTTTTACATGGATGATCTTGACCTTCACAGCCATGTGATAATAAGGCACAATTTAATTTTCCCcactttatggatgaggaaatttGAACTTGAAGTTATTTAAAATCAGTAGGGGGTGGCAACAGGGTGAGAATCCAGAAAGTCTAATGTCATAGCCAGACAACAGCCACTATATTAACAGTACCTTCCAGTGAAAAGACACAATGTAAATAATGAAAAGACAcagtatataaataataaaaataattaacgtgcaaaataataatagctgacacaagggcttactatgtgccaagtactgttcAAAGTGCTTTATGGTAGCTCTATGAAGTAGGTACCACTGTAAGAAACCTACAACAGAGGTTTAAGTAAAAATGATGCAATTAAGTTACAATGGGAACAAACTGATGAAAAGTGTAAAGAAGAGAGCACAGAAAAAAAGAGGATGCTTTAAGTATTGAACAGGTCTCTGAAACCTAAGTGTTAGGGGAAAATCTCCACTAATAGTCTAACACTGAATTGTATGAATTCATGAGCAGATTATGATCCCTGGGCTTCCTAATATTGTCTTGCAAGGGGCTTTGGCCTCTTTGCCACCAATTTACTGGTActattatgatttttgttttataagcTTTTAAAATTGAGTTTTAAAACTGTGGTATCTGTGTTTTATTGTAAGCTCTCTATCTCAAATTATTCTGGGGAAAGATGCACatccaaaatatgaaaaaaggatCTCTACAGGCTCCATGAGAAAGGGACCACATACCCCCTTACACCTAGCATGATACCATCTAAGGTAGGCACTCAGATTTACTGCTCTTTGGTATTACTCTTTAATTCCTGCCTCTTCTCTTTCAGTACAGAATAGCTGTAGATGCCTAATGCATCTTTGGCTCTAACAAGCTTTGGAGTTGGACTCAACAGCTTACCTGGTTTCCAGGTTTGACCAGGCGTAGGGCAGCTTCAGCACAAAGGTGAGCTGCCTTAATGACATCTGCTTTCCGCCCTGTTACTTGGGTCCCCTGTAGATAAGGAAATGCAGTGAGTGCCTTCCTGGAAAGCTCTTTAACTCAGCTGGTCTTTCAGTTAATATCTGTTTGTGTCCATTACACAGCCAGTGGTCAGGAGAGAATACACCCTTTCCCCTTTCATTTCTCTAGATACTCTCTCAAAACCTGCgtggtggtggggctggggatAAGAAGCGAGCAGCAGTgcgccctcccccactccccaccggCTGAACAGAGTTCAAAGTGGTCCACCTACCACAGCTACATCAACCACAAAAGTGTGAGCCACATTAGCGATGAAGCCATCCACATGGACTCCAAGGTCGCTGAAAAGCAAGAGCAGAGTACAGCATTAGCAACTGGCACTACTGTGAATGCTTAGGAAAAAGACAAGTGCTCTAAAATAGTTTAAGCTTACATTTTTACCAAGTCACCTTCCTTGAGAATATAGTCCTGGTCGCTCTTCAAAGGGGAGAAGTGACATACACAGTTATTTACTGAAATGCTGGTGGGAAAGGCAATACCTGTAAAGAGACAATCAGCCTTACTGCCTTGCTCACTCTCTTGGAGCCCTGTTGCCCCTCAGAAAGATGAGTGGATTTTCTTCAGGGTCTTGCTTAAGCTTGACCAGTTTGGATTGGGTGGGAAACTGCTTGAATCCCCCTTGCCATTCCAAATCTCCAAATATCTCAACGAGTGCTGGGGTAGGGGTTGCATCATTACAATAAAACAAACAGGGCTGAATAAGGGTCAAACTTAGGAAATTCGTGGGGgattgtttttacctttcttcatttctttttcttttttgaaaatcttCCCTGTCTCTTCCATTATCATGGCATCACCTTTCTCACACAGGCTCAGTACCGACACACCTGAACAGGATGCTTCCACCAAAGACCGAAGTACCCCTGGGAACAGAACCCCGTATCAGTCCTGCATGTGTTGTGTAAGTTACCATCCAAGAAACACCTAGAAGTTGGACTTAGAGTTTCTAATATTCCCTAGTGCCATTGCTCAAAGGATGAAAGAGGGAATAAGTTTTGTCTCTTGCAATGTACCTCCCTATAATCTCGAAATCTCTACCTTCCTTTCCTGAAATAAAAAAGCCAacactccctctcctcccttaTATAGTGTGACAACTGGGTATGCACCATCTGTCTCCTTAGGCAAGGGAGACTTTCAAAGATGGTATCTGTGGTGTGGTAGGACAGGATTATGAACTTCAAGGGGGTTCTCACCAAGGTATCCAACATACATGCAAAGCAGCCTGGAGGAAATTTATAGGCGTCAGGGACAACAGGAAGGTAGACATACAATTGCTGACTCCAAGCTGATGCACTGTTAAATGCTACCTTCTTCCCTTCCCAGACACCCCAATTAGATGTTAGTAATCCCAATTTATGTAgacttatttcttcaaataacaaGTCAAGGAGACTTAAACTAAGGTCCCTGGGCTTCAGCAAGCTCTGCTTTTAGCAGGTTTCAAAGAGGTGTGTGACCCCAAAGAGTTAACTAAGGTCCCTGGGCTTCAGCAAGCTCTGCTTTTAGCAGGTTTCAAAGAGGTGTGTGACCCCAAAGAGTTTCAAACTGGTATCTGGAATCACAAGTGCCTCAGAAGTTATAAActgcaagagggaaaaaaaattttttttctgattcaaacCACTACATGTCCATTATGTTATAAAGCATTGTTTTGTTCACCGGATACCCTCTCCATGGCCCATCCTGGACTTCAGATTTGATTTCTGTTATCCAAGTTTTGGTGATTCTTTGGAAGTCTGAAAAACTCAGGTTTTCAGCCATAGGATCAAAGACATCCTAAATGCCTATCTTTACTGTCAAAACCATTTAAAAGCCCAAAGACAAGCACTTTCTGTCCCCCTAACTGGGTTTTAAATtggaaagagagaagacagaaagtGAGACATCTGTCCAGAGTGGCAGGCAGCTGCTGAGTAAGTCAGAGCACAGTCCTAATATTCTGAGATTCTAACATCAGTCCCCCCCCCTTCAACAGTACTATTCACAGGTTTGCCTAGTTGGGGGGAGAAGGACCTCAAAACACTCCTAAAGTTGTGAAACCCTTGAGAACAATCAGATTTGACGACTAACTAAAGCCATCTGCGCAGATTGGAGGTAGTGATGAATAACTTTGAGAACAGTGAGATACATCTCCAAGAGTTATGGGGTGCCCTCCAACGGTCCCTGAGCTGGCCCAAGAGTAGAAGGCGGCCCCCACCAAGGAAGGAGCTGAAGTAAAGAACGAAAAACTACAACAAAGCACGTGGTAGGGAAGCTGGTGTCAGGGACCACAGCGGAGGGAGCCGGCGATCGGCAGGGGACCTGGCAACACGTGCCGGCTAGGCTCCTGACGGCGGAGAGCCGCTACAAAATAGAGGGGCGCTTCCGTTTCGAGATGGCTTCGCTGCTGCCAAAATCAGAGACAGAGATCCGGACTGAAGGGTGAGGGGCAGGAGATCCGCCTCGCCTCCTTACCAACCGCCTAGGGTTGGAGCCGGCCGGAGGCCCAGCTCTCCGCCCCTCCCGGCTGCCCGCTCGCCCGCCCGCATCTCCAGAGACTCCAGCCCAGGCCTAGCCTCTCAGGTCCCAGGCGTGACACGGAGCCTCCCCACCACGCCACCTCCAGCAGACCTGCGCGGGGCCCTCACTAGCCCACACTGCATGACCCCACCACTCCAGTCCCTCGGGGGCCAGCTCAACACCGTCCCCCTTGCCTCTCCCAGCCTCGATCTCCGGACCCCTGAGGCCGCACTCACGGTTGGCAATGTCGCCCCCCATCTTATACTTGGTCACGACCAGGTCCTCGGCGATAGT is a window encoding:
- the PA2G4 gene encoding proliferation-associated protein 2G4, which encodes MSGEDEQQEQTIAEDLVVTKYKMGGDIANRVLRSLVEASCSGVSVLSLCEKGDAMIMEETGKIFKKEKEMKKGIAFPTSISVNNCVCHFSPLKSDQDYILKEGDLVKIDLGVHVDGFIANVAHTFVVDVAVGTQVTGRKADVIKAAHLCAEAALRLVKPGNQNTQVTEAWNKVAHSFNCTPIEGMLSHQLKQHVIDGEKTIIQNPTDQQKKDHEKVEFEVHEVYAVDVLVSSGEGKAKDAGQRTTIYKRDPSKQYGLKMKTSRAFFSEVERRFDAMPFTLRAFEDEKKARMGVVECAKHELLQPFNVLYEKEGEFVAQFKFTVLLMPNGPMRITSGPFEPDLYKSEMEVQDAELKALLQSSASRKTQKKKKKKASKTAENATSGETLEENEAGD